A region from the Aquimarina sp. ERC-38 genome encodes:
- a CDS encoding DUF6734 family protein: protein MTPVHLLWTEPFKNNHKKIESCIHMFLSATKIKEVYGGVHIITDRYGEYLVRNLGLPYDKVHLGLDQATPDFTFPDAKVIAYKLLSDAIPGYLYFDFDVFITKPVPQKDIIVQCDEGATPYPYRIYKYLRDKGIEFCFDYALKDLRFFNMGLFRCLDKSIIYEYYESYFTTKYKNQYVKLDDVLIPQYVMFLEQTYIYKVLQKNGLLDQVYEHYPRHINQFNDVELHIELDKANAIMDAYHNTDLDFEGYYHSPSDINNIEKTGYTHLMYFKIEDKVLEDVAEYAFKNYPKKFAKLMVNMKCLC, encoded by the coding sequence ATGACACCAGTACACCTACTCTGGACAGAGCCATTTAAGAATAACCATAAAAAAATAGAATCGTGTATTCATATGTTCTTAAGTGCTACCAAGATCAAAGAGGTCTATGGCGGGGTTCATATTATTACAGATAGATATGGTGAGTATTTGGTAAGAAATCTGGGGTTACCCTATGATAAAGTGCATTTAGGACTAGATCAGGCAACACCTGATTTTACTTTTCCGGATGCAAAAGTTATAGCATACAAACTATTGTCTGATGCTATTCCGGGATATCTGTATTTCGATTTTGATGTGTTTATAACCAAACCGGTACCCCAAAAGGATATTATTGTTCAGTGTGATGAAGGTGCAACACCATATCCGTACCGAATTTATAAGTATTTACGGGATAAGGGAATTGAATTTTGTTTCGATTATGCACTCAAAGATTTGAGGTTTTTTAATATGGGATTGTTTCGATGTTTAGACAAAAGCATTATCTACGAGTATTACGAATCTTATTTTACCACAAAGTATAAAAATCAATACGTAAAGCTCGATGACGTTCTTATCCCACAGTATGTAATGTTTTTAGAACAAACCTATATTTATAAAGTGTTGCAAAAAAATGGATTATTAGATCAAGTATATGAACATTATCCACGACATATCAATCAATTTAATGATGTAGAATTGCATATCGAACTGGATAAGGCAAATGCAATTATGGACGCCTATCATAATACTGATTTAGATTTTGAAGGATATTATCACTCACCTTCTGATATTAATAATATAGAAAAAACAGGATATACACATTTAATGTATTTCAAAATCGAG
- a CDS encoding DUF6734 family protein codes for MNKIVYSFWTAPLLKRWAKHKKNHNIEDILQSSINCLYLSVLFAKKWGFEVEIVTDLDSVNHFRDLPIDNLSIELTFLDYNRTWTKGKIFAIAKQNRPFVHMDWDVILRKKEVANQVRQCTSDVIVQSIDTLVFEDYLAKSNDITFEDVKNIKWLVDFKLHAVEEIIRTYDAVCNTGIVGFNDMKLKDSYVSNYLKCLEVSDTTTWVDSSRVIDQYSLYCSVKANNSNVEQILPDKDTLQETANAIGYTHFSHISKYTRTVQDKIINKINEEFPQYGYLVNSKSTIENPIKLSLCTVVMNRFDHLVATLENNVKVARQFRGQVDVNVLDYNSTDGLEAYLFNQDWFVQGVKDEVVHYYKNTTAKYYHRTLPKNVIHNLAKGEYLINVDADNYVGLSFLTYCITVAENEKNFFLRPTLPSAKGSLGRIMVHRDDFKKLGGYNLKISNYGYEDTEFSLRLRKLGVKKIDTPPHLCQDTIDHGDHERIANEKPRDKVRFDDALEDSDYENKMIDFELCPNTDQSSDIDLYKIDHTKKRNKVYDTSTPTLDRAI; via the coding sequence ATGAACAAAATTGTTTATAGTTTCTGGACCGCACCTTTACTCAAAAGATGGGCCAAACATAAAAAAAATCATAATATTGAAGACATCTTGCAGTCCTCAATCAACTGCTTGTACCTTTCTGTTTTATTTGCTAAAAAATGGGGGTTTGAAGTAGAAATTGTAACAGATTTAGATAGTGTTAATCATTTTCGAGACCTTCCAATCGACAATCTTTCTATAGAGCTTACGTTTTTGGATTATAATAGAACATGGACCAAGGGTAAGATATTTGCTATTGCAAAACAAAATAGGCCATTTGTTCATATGGATTGGGATGTTATTCTTAGAAAAAAAGAAGTAGCCAATCAAGTACGACAATGCACGTCTGATGTCATCGTACAAAGCATAGACACCTTAGTTTTTGAAGATTACCTGGCTAAGAGTAATGATATTACATTCGAAGATGTAAAAAACATTAAATGGCTTGTTGATTTTAAACTACATGCTGTTGAAGAAATTATTAGAACCTACGATGCAGTTTGTAATACAGGAATTGTAGGGTTTAATGATATGAAGCTAAAAGATTCATATGTATCAAATTACTTAAAATGCCTTGAGGTTTCAGATACAACTACATGGGTAGATTCTTCTCGAGTGATAGATCAGTATTCTCTATATTGTTCTGTAAAGGCTAATAATTCTAATGTTGAGCAGATATTGCCTGATAAAGATACCCTTCAGGAAACGGCTAATGCCATTGGATACACCCATTTTTCGCACATTAGTAAATATACGAGAACAGTACAAGACAAAATCATAAATAAGATTAATGAAGAATTTCCCCAGTATGGTTATTTGGTAAATTCAAAGAGTACAATAGAAAATCCGATTAAATTAAGTCTATGCACGGTTGTAATGAATCGCTTTGATCATTTGGTGGCTACATTAGAAAATAATGTAAAGGTTGCGAGACAATTTAGAGGGCAAGTAGATGTAAATGTTTTGGATTATAATTCTACTGATGGATTAGAAGCCTACCTATTTAATCAAGATTGGTTCGTTCAAGGTGTAAAAGATGAAGTAGTGCATTACTACAAGAATACTACAGCAAAATATTATCACAGAACATTGCCCAAAAATGTGATCCACAATTTGGCAAAAGGAGAATATCTAATTAATGTAGATGCTGATAATTACGTAGGACTTAGTTTTTTGACATATTGTATCACTGTTGCCGAAAATGAAAAGAATTTCTTTCTAAGACCTACATTACCAAGCGCAAAAGGTAGTCTTGGTCGTATTATGGTGCATCGGGATGACTTTAAAAAACTGGGAGGATATAACCTTAAAATTTCAAATTATGGTTATGAGGATACAGAGTTTTCGTTGCGATTACGAAAATTAGGAGTAAAAAAAATAGATACCCCGCCTCATTTGTGTCAGGATACTATAGACCATGGGGATCATGAGAGAATTGCGAACGAAAAACCTAGAGACAAAGTACGTTTTGATGATGCGTTAGAAGATTCTGATTATGAAAATAAAATGATTGATTTTGAACTTTGTCCAAATACTGACCAATCGTCTGATATTGATTTGTATAAAATTGATCATACAAAAAAAAGAAATAAAGTATATGACACCAGTACACCTACTCTGGACAGAGCCATTTAA
- a CDS encoding DUF6734 family protein: MRIIYSLNTYPIANNRWNMGNRFDNTIYMTAGSILYTQMWYKDITLYVDPIGYEYLSGLPCRVIKVDFKQDLELWMESKLYAIEEQREPFVHLDTDVFLKKPLEFEFEKVIVERKDIGYYCYEPLINFFDDYCKDLHLWDSTIPYAWSCGVIGFKDFALRDEFLSFYRILKNTLSDNRGDYDKFIEDYPGYLEIALLLEQYNLTSMLKVIGIDPTVLIPGSTIQEQSEYANNLGYTHLLGASKYHPKNINKIKRLLHKKFPDYYRSIQDRLETAAIGTL, from the coding sequence ATGAGGATTATTTATAGTTTAAATACATACCCTATTGCCAATAATCGATGGAATATGGGAAATAGATTCGACAATACTATTTATATGACTGCAGGAAGTATTTTGTATACCCAAATGTGGTATAAAGATATTACTTTGTATGTAGATCCCATAGGTTATGAATACCTTTCAGGATTACCGTGTAGAGTTATTAAGGTTGATTTTAAACAGGATTTAGAACTATGGATGGAATCAAAATTATACGCAATAGAGGAGCAAAGAGAACCTTTTGTTCATTTAGATACCGATGTTTTTTTAAAAAAACCACTCGAGTTCGAATTTGAAAAAGTAATAGTAGAAAGAAAAGATATAGGATATTACTGCTACGAGCCTCTTATCAATTTTTTTGATGACTATTGTAAAGACTTACATTTATGGGACTCAACTATACCATATGCATGGAGTTGTGGGGTGATTGGGTTTAAAGATTTTGCTTTACGAGATGAATTCCTTTCTTTTTACCGGATACTAAAAAATACCTTAAGTGATAATAGAGGGGATTATGACAAATTTATAGAAGATTATCCCGGATATCTAGAAATAGCATTGCTGTTAGAACAATATAATCTAACAAGCATGCTAAAAGTTATTGGGATTGATCCCACGGTTTTAATACCAGGAAGTACTATTCAGGAACAGTCAGAATATGCTAATAATTTAGGGTATACACATTTGCTGGGAGCATCAAAGTACCATCCAAAAAACATTAATAAAATTAAAAGATTGTTACATAAGAAATTTCCTGATTATTATAGATCTATCCAAGATAGATTAGAAACAGCAGCTATCGGAACCCTTTAG